Proteins from a single region of Flavobacterium sp. K5-23:
- a CDS encoding carbon-nitrogen hydrolase, with product MPNKKYKIAVIQLNLNDVAENNLKKCLSWVRDAASQGAEVISLPELYSSHYFCQSEDVDNFALAEPLYSTSFIAFSALAKELGVVIIVPFFEKRMAGIYHNSAYIIDTDGSEAGLYRKMHIPDDPHFYEKFYFTPGDLGFKTIPTQKGKIGTLICWDQWYPEAARLTALQGADVLFYPTAIGWHPAEKDEYGENQHGAWMSVMKGHAVANGVYVAAANRIGLEQYLPDTAGIQFWGSSFIAGPQGEILAQASHDKEEILIAEVDLDLQENVRQNWPFFRDRRIDAFGDITKRAID from the coding sequence ATGCCAAATAAAAAATATAAAATAGCCGTTATCCAATTGAACCTTAATGATGTTGCCGAAAACAACCTTAAAAAATGTTTGAGTTGGGTACGTGATGCGGCCAGTCAAGGTGCTGAGGTTATCTCTTTACCGGAATTATACAGCAGTCATTATTTCTGTCAAAGTGAAGATGTAGATAATTTTGCATTAGCAGAACCTTTATACAGTACTTCGTTTATCGCATTTAGTGCTTTGGCAAAAGAATTAGGCGTGGTAATCATTGTTCCTTTCTTTGAAAAAAGAATGGCTGGAATTTATCACAATAGTGCTTACATTATTGACACTGACGGTTCAGAAGCGGGATTGTACCGTAAAATGCACATACCGGATGATCCTCATTTCTATGAAAAATTCTATTTTACTCCAGGAGATTTAGGGTTCAAAACAATTCCAACACAAAAAGGAAAAATTGGAACATTAATCTGTTGGGATCAATGGTATCCAGAAGCAGCTCGTTTAACGGCCCTTCAAGGTGCTGATGTTTTATTTTACCCTACAGCTATTGGATGGCATCCAGCAGAAAAAGACGAATATGGTGAAAACCAACACGGAGCTTGGATGAGCGTAATGAAAGGACACGCTGTGGCAAATGGTGTGTATGTCGCTGCTGCAAATAGAATCGGACTGGAGCAATACTTACCTGATACGGCTGGAATCCAGTTTTGGGGATCTTCATTTATTGCGGGACCACAAGGGGAAATTTTGGCGCAAGCCTCACACGATAAAGAAGAAATTTTAATTGCCGAAGTTGACTTAGATCTTCAAGAAAATGTACGTCAGAACTGGCCCTTTTTTAGAGATAGAAGAATTGATGCTTTTGGTGATATTACAAAAAGAGCAATCGACTAA
- a CDS encoding DUF2809 domain-containing protein, whose product MLTFNKNYFAIAFLIFVIEVIIALFVHDVFVRPYLGDILVVILIYCFIKSFLRLPVITAAVIVLIFAFSIEFLQYVNIVNTLHLENSKIARTIIGTSFSWIDLLMYVIGLVIVIVIEKYWFKNELRTIS is encoded by the coding sequence ATGTTAACATTCAATAAAAACTACTTTGCAATAGCGTTTTTAATCTTTGTGATTGAAGTTATAATTGCCCTTTTTGTACACGATGTCTTTGTCAGACCTTATCTCGGGGATATTTTGGTTGTGATATTGATCTATTGTTTTATTAAATCTTTTTTAAGATTACCTGTTATAACAGCAGCGGTAATAGTATTGATTTTCGCTTTCTCTATTGAGTTTCTTCAATATGTGAATATTGTCAACACACTTCATTTAGAAAATTCAAAAATAGCTCGAACTATCATTGGAACTTCCTTCTCTTGGATTGATTTACTAATGTATGTCATTGGTCTCGTTATCGTTATTGTTATAGAGAAATATTGGTTTAAAAATGAATTAAGAACAATTTCTTGA
- a CDS encoding GNAT family N-acetyltransferase: MIRSYNDSDKDTLIEIFNLNTPQYFDKKEVADFIEYLDNYSDTYLTIEHEDKIVGGTGYYVNYSDNSGRITWIFFHPNYSGFGLGKQAVEHCLTKLKNNPKVEKLVVTTSQLAYNFFEKFGYKLSKIEKDFWGLGLDLYEMEMPNDQLAINKER, translated from the coding sequence ATGATAAGATCATATAACGATTCGGACAAAGATACTTTAATAGAAATATTCAATCTTAACACTCCTCAGTATTTCGACAAGAAAGAAGTAGCTGATTTTATAGAATATTTAGATAATTACAGCGATACCTATTTAACAATTGAACACGAAGACAAAATTGTTGGTGGAACAGGATACTATGTAAATTATTCAGATAATTCAGGTCGAATAACTTGGATATTTTTTCATCCTAACTATTCAGGATTTGGTTTAGGGAAACAAGCAGTAGAGCATTGTTTGACAAAATTAAAGAATAATCCTAAAGTGGAAAAATTGGTTGTAACTACTTCACAATTAGCTTATAATTTTTTTGAGAAATTTGGCTACAAACTTTCAAAAATTGAAAAGGATTTTTGGGGACTAGGACTTGATTTATACGAAATGGAAATGCCAAATGACCAACTTGCCATTAACAAAGAAAGATAA
- the clpB gene encoding ATP-dependent chaperone ClpB, whose protein sequence is MNINKFTIKSQEAIQQSQQLAQGFGQQQIENEHIFKAIFEVDENVAPFILKKLNVNVSLFIQILDSTIESFPKVSGGEIMLSRTANSTLNEAEIIAKKMNDEFVSIEHLILAIFASKSKVAQILKDQGVTEKGLKAAIDELRKGERVTSASAEETYNSLNKYAKNLNELAKNGKLDPVIGRDEEIRRVLQILTRRTKNNPMLVGEPGVGKTAIAEGLAHRIVDGDVPDNLKNKIVFSLDMGALIAGAKYKGEFEERLKAVVKEVTSAEGDIVLFIDEIHTLVGAGGGEGAMDAANILKPALARGELRAIGATTLDEYQKYFEKDKALERRFQKIIIEEPDTESAISILRGIKDKYETHHKVQIKDEAIIAAVELSQRYITNRFLPDKAIDLMDEAASKIRMEINSKPEELDVLDRKVMQLEIEIEAIKREKDESKLKTLGMDLANLKEDRNKIYAKWKSEKDVVDNIQGIKTEIEDFKYEAERAERDGDYGKVAEIRYGKIKEAQERLDVLHKELVENQSGGSSLIKEEVTREDIAEVVAKWTGIPVMKMLQGEREKLLLLEDELHKRVVGQEEAIEAVSDAVRRSRAGLQDMKKPVGTFLFLGTTGVGKTELAKALAEYLFDDENAMTRIDMSEYQERHSVSRLVGAPPGYVGYDEGGQLTEAVRRKPYSVILLDEIEKAHPDTFNILLQVLDEGRLTDNKGRLADFKNTIIIMTSNMGSQIIQEKFENLKGSMEAATEAAKVEVLGLLKQTVRPEFINRIDEIVMFTPLTNANITKIVGLQLKNVTKMLALQGITMDATPEAIGYLSEKGYDPQFGARPVKRVIQRDVLNKLSKEILGGNIATDSIILLDAFDGELVFRNQTEAAE, encoded by the coding sequence ATGAACATAAATAAATTTACAATAAAATCACAGGAAGCCATTCAGCAATCACAACAATTGGCTCAAGGCTTTGGACAACAACAAATAGAGAACGAACATATTTTCAAAGCGATATTTGAAGTCGACGAAAATGTAGCGCCTTTTATTTTAAAGAAACTAAATGTAAATGTCTCTTTGTTCATTCAAATACTTGACAGTACCATTGAAAGTTTTCCTAAAGTTTCCGGTGGAGAAATAATGCTTTCCAGAACCGCAAATTCCACCTTGAATGAAGCTGAGATTATTGCAAAAAAAATGAACGATGAATTTGTTTCCATCGAGCATTTAATTTTGGCCATTTTTGCGTCCAAAAGCAAAGTGGCACAAATTCTAAAAGACCAAGGCGTAACCGAAAAAGGACTGAAAGCAGCAATTGACGAACTACGAAAAGGAGAAAGAGTAACTTCAGCCTCAGCAGAGGAAACCTATAATTCCTTAAACAAATACGCCAAAAACCTGAACGAATTAGCCAAAAACGGAAAACTAGATCCGGTTATTGGCCGTGACGAGGAAATACGTCGTGTTTTGCAAATATTAACGCGTAGAACAAAAAACAACCCAATGCTTGTGGGTGAACCGGGTGTGGGTAAAACCGCCATCGCCGAAGGTTTAGCACATAGAATAGTTGATGGTGATGTTCCCGACAACCTGAAAAACAAAATCGTTTTTTCCCTTGATATGGGAGCACTTATTGCGGGAGCCAAATACAAAGGGGAATTTGAAGAGCGTCTAAAAGCCGTGGTTAAAGAAGTAACTTCTGCCGAAGGTGATATTGTACTTTTCATTGACGAAATCCATACCCTTGTAGGCGCAGGTGGTGGTGAAGGCGCGATGGATGCGGCAAATATTCTGAAACCAGCCTTGGCTCGTGGAGAATTGAGAGCTATTGGGGCAACTACTTTGGACGAATACCAAAAATATTTCGAAAAAGACAAAGCGCTCGAAAGACGTTTCCAGAAAATTATAATCGAAGAACCCGATACCGAAAGCGCCATTTCAATTTTGCGTGGTATAAAGGATAAATACGAAACACATCATAAAGTACAGATAAAAGATGAAGCCATTATTGCCGCTGTAGAGCTTTCACAACGTTATATTACGAATCGTTTCCTTCCAGACAAAGCAATTGATTTAATGGATGAGGCAGCTTCAAAAATCCGAATGGAAATCAATTCAAAACCAGAAGAACTTGATGTTTTGGACCGAAAAGTGATGCAACTCGAAATTGAAATCGAAGCCATAAAAAGAGAAAAAGACGAGAGCAAACTCAAAACTTTAGGAATGGATTTAGCCAATCTAAAAGAAGATCGAAACAAGATATATGCCAAATGGAAATCGGAAAAAGATGTAGTTGATAATATTCAAGGCATCAAAACCGAAATAGAGGATTTTAAATACGAAGCCGAACGCGCCGAGCGTGATGGTGATTATGGAAAAGTAGCCGAGATCCGTTATGGAAAAATCAAAGAAGCTCAAGAGCGTCTCGATGTTTTACACAAAGAATTGGTTGAAAATCAATCTGGCGGAAGTTCTTTGATAAAAGAAGAAGTGACCCGCGAAGACATTGCCGAAGTTGTAGCCAAATGGACCGGAATTCCAGTTATGAAAATGCTACAAGGAGAACGAGAAAAATTATTGCTTCTGGAAGACGAATTGCATAAACGTGTCGTAGGTCAAGAAGAAGCTATTGAAGCCGTGAGTGATGCCGTGCGTAGAAGCCGTGCTGGATTACAAGATATGAAAAAACCGGTGGGAACCTTCCTTTTCCTTGGAACAACAGGAGTTGGAAAAACCGAATTGGCGAAAGCCTTAGCCGAATATCTTTTTGACGATGAAAACGCCATGACGCGTATCGATATGAGTGAATACCAGGAACGACACAGTGTGAGTAGATTAGTGGGGGCACCTCCGGGATATGTGGGTTATGATGAAGGCGGGCAATTGACTGAAGCTGTACGTAGAAAACCGTATTCAGTTATTTTATTGGATGAAATCGAAAAGGCGCATCCTGATACTTTCAATATACTTTTACAAGTTTTGGATGAAGGACGATTAACGGATAATAAAGGGCGCTTGGCCGACTTTAAAAATACCATTATCATTATGACTTCTAATATGGGAAGCCAGATCATACAGGAAAAATTCGAAAATCTAAAAGGAAGTATGGAAGCCGCTACCGAAGCCGCAAAAGTGGAAGTCCTTGGTTTATTGAAACAAACCGTACGCCCGGAATTCATCAATCGTATTGACGAAATCGTGATGTTTACACCGCTTACCAATGCTAACATTACTAAAATTGTAGGCTTGCAACTGAAAAACGTGACCAAAATGCTGGCACTTCAAGGCATCACAATGGATGCCACACCGGAAGCTATTGGTTATTTGTCTGAAAAAGGATATGACCCGCAATTTGGAGCCCGACCAGTAAAAAGAGTGATACAAAGAGACGTGCTGAATAAACTGTCTAAAGAAATTTTGGGAGGTAATATCGCCACGGACAGCATCATTCTTTTGGATGCTTTTGACGGAGAATTGGTATTTAGAAATCAAACGGAAGCCGCAGAGTAA
- the ytxJ gene encoding bacillithiol system redox-active protein YtxJ → MSFFKNIFSGSENQNDSSSKMDWNNLTDLGQLNEIITLSNDKPVAIFKHSTRCSISRMALRQFENEFDLSDKVTPYFLDLIAYRDVSNEIATRFGVMHQSPQLILIKDGKAVYNASHSDIDAGQLGKKL, encoded by the coding sequence ATGAGTTTTTTTAAAAATATATTTAGTGGTTCAGAGAACCAAAATGATTCTAGTAGTAAAATGGACTGGAATAACTTAACTGATTTGGGACAGTTAAACGAAATAATAACACTTTCAAATGATAAGCCAGTTGCTATTTTCAAACACAGCACACGCTGTAGTATAAGCAGAATGGCATTAAGACAATTTGAAAACGAGTTTGATTTATCAGATAAAGTTACGCCTTATTTTTTAGATTTAATAGCGTATCGTGATGTTTCAAATGAAATAGCAACGCGTTTTGGTGTTATGCATCAATCACCGCAATTAATACTTATTAAAGATGGTAAAGCCGTTTATAACGCTTCACATAGTGATATTGATGCTGGACAATTAGGGAAAAAGCTTTAG
- a CDS encoding DUF3127 domain-containing protein yields the protein MQVGNSLIISYELDSREFNNKWYTDVKEWKIELADAKVAIVENSIFIAPDSISEVDEDLPF from the coding sequence TTGCAAGTTGGTAATTCTCTTATCATATCCTATGAATTGGATAGTCGTGAATTCAATAACAAATGGTACACTGATGTAAAAGAATGGAAAATAGAATTAGCAGACGCTAAAGTGGCAATTGTTGAAAACAGTATTTTTATTGCTCCAGATTCTATTTCAGAAGTCGATGAAGACTTGCCTTTTTAG
- the argH gene encoding argininosuccinate lyase produces the protein MKLWEKGIPTDKQIEQFTVGNDRDLDLVLAKYDALGSIAHAKMLGQIGLLTDTETDSLVLALNEIIADVENGNFIIEDTFEDVHSKIEYLLTVKLGDAGKKIHTARSRNDQVLVDVHLYLKDVIIELKEQVKMLFDLMMESAEKHQNVLLPGYTHLQIAMPSSFGMWFSAYAESLIDDITMLNAALKIVDQNPLGSAAGYGSSFPIDRTFTTKELGFETLKYNAVAAQMSRGKSEKTLAFAMSSVAATLSKFSMDVCLYMSQNFDFISLPAHLTTGSSIMPHKKNPDVFELIRGKCNKIQALPYEITLITNNLPSGYHRDLQLLKEGLFPAIQNLKACLDIAIFSIKDIKVKDNILTDKKYDYLFTVDTLNEMVVAGMPFRDAYKAVAEQLENGTFESPKETKHTHEGSINNLCLNDIKEKMNSSY, from the coding sequence ATGAAACTTTGGGAAAAAGGAATACCTACAGATAAACAAATAGAACAATTCACCGTTGGAAACGACAGGGATTTGGATTTAGTCCTAGCTAAATATGATGCTTTGGGTTCTATTGCTCACGCTAAGATGTTGGGACAAATCGGACTTCTGACCGATACTGAAACAGATTCCTTAGTTTTAGCATTAAATGAAATTATTGCAGATGTCGAAAACGGAAACTTCATAATCGAAGATACTTTTGAAGACGTACATTCCAAAATCGAATATTTGTTAACGGTAAAACTCGGTGATGCCGGAAAAAAAATCCACACCGCGCGTTCCCGTAACGACCAAGTGTTGGTCGATGTGCATTTGTACTTAAAAGATGTAATTATCGAACTGAAAGAGCAAGTGAAAATGCTTTTTGACTTGATGATGGAATCGGCAGAGAAACACCAAAATGTTTTACTTCCAGGTTATACACATTTACAAATCGCAATGCCTTCTTCTTTCGGAATGTGGTTTTCCGCTTATGCCGAGAGTTTGATTGACGATATCACCATGTTGAACGCCGCCTTGAAAATTGTCGACCAAAATCCGTTGGGATCCGCTGCGGGATATGGTAGTTCATTTCCAATCGACAGAACATTTACTACAAAGGAATTGGGATTTGAAACCCTAAAATACAATGCCGTTGCTGCCCAAATGAGCCGTGGAAAATCAGAGAAAACTTTGGCTTTTGCAATGAGCAGTGTTGCCGCTACTCTATCGAAATTTTCTATGGATGTTTGTTTGTATATGAGTCAAAATTTTGATTTCATCAGTTTGCCCGCCCATCTTACAACGGGATCGAGTATTATGCCTCACAAGAAAAACCCAGATGTATTTGAGTTAATCCGTGGAAAATGCAACAAAATTCAAGCCTTGCCGTACGAAATTACTTTGATTACTAATAATCTACCAAGTGGATACCACAGAGACTTACAGCTTTTGAAAGAAGGATTATTTCCTGCAATACAAAATTTAAAAGCCTGTCTGGATATTGCTATTTTCTCAATAAAAGACATCAAAGTAAAAGACAACATCTTGACCGATAAAAAATACGACTATTTATTCACTGTGGATACGTTAAACGAAATGGTGGTTGCAGGAATGCCTTTTAGAGATGCTTACAAAGCGGTTGCTGAACAATTGGAAAACGGAACATTCGAATCTCCAAAAGAAACCAAACATACCCACGAAGGAAGTATCAATAACCTTTGTTTAAATGATATAAAGGAAAAGATGAACAGTTCTTATTAA
- a CDS encoding M20 family metallo-hydrolase, protein MKNIETLTQEAITLLKNLIETPSFSSEEEQTAALIEKWFIHNEIPFERENNNVWAYNKFFDKNKPTLLLNSHHDTVRPNQAYTNDPFKAIVKDGKLFGLGSNDAGGCLVSLLATFVYFYANETLLYNIVVVASAEEESSGKKGLNSVLKSLPELDCAIVGEPTLMQLAIAEKGLLVLDVKVKGTPSHAAHQNEDNSIYNAIPVMEWFRNYRFDKISEQLGPVKMTVTQINAGKQHNVVPSDCDLVIDIRVNDCYSNQAILQIVKENCTAEVTPRSMNLSASSIPETHGLVQAGIALGRTTYGSPTLSDQSVLSCKSLKLGPGETLRSHSADEFIYLNEIEEGIQLYIKILKDFLKQ, encoded by the coding sequence ATGAAAAACATAGAAACACTTACTCAAGAAGCTATAACTTTATTAAAAAATCTGATTGAAACCCCTTCTTTTTCAAGCGAAGAAGAACAAACGGCGGCTTTAATCGAAAAATGGTTTATACATAACGAGATTCCCTTTGAGAGAGAGAACAATAATGTTTGGGCATACAACAAGTTTTTCGACAAAAACAAACCAACACTTTTACTGAATTCACACCATGATACCGTTAGGCCTAATCAAGCCTATACTAACGACCCTTTCAAAGCAATCGTTAAAGACGGTAAATTATTCGGTTTGGGAAGCAATGATGCAGGAGGTTGTTTGGTTTCTCTTTTGGCCACTTTTGTTTATTTTTATGCCAATGAAACTTTACTTTACAACATCGTTGTTGTTGCCTCAGCTGAGGAAGAAAGCAGCGGAAAAAAGGGTTTAAACAGTGTACTTAAAAGTTTACCAGAACTTGATTGCGCCATTGTGGGTGAACCTACTTTAATGCAATTGGCCATAGCCGAAAAAGGATTATTGGTTTTGGATGTCAAAGTAAAAGGGACACCAAGTCACGCTGCACATCAAAACGAAGACAATTCAATTTACAACGCTATTCCAGTGATGGAGTGGTTTAGAAATTATAGATTCGATAAAATATCGGAGCAATTAGGCCCTGTAAAAATGACCGTAACCCAAATCAATGCGGGAAAACAACACAATGTGGTACCATCCGATTGTGATTTGGTTATCGATATTAGAGTTAACGATTGTTATTCAAATCAAGCAATTTTACAAATCGTCAAAGAAAATTGTACCGCTGAGGTAACTCCGCGTTCTATGAATTTAAGCGCCTCTTCAATACCTGAAACACACGGATTAGTTCAAGCAGGAATCGCGTTGGGAAGGACAACTTATGGCTCTCCTACCCTTTCGGACCAATCTGTTTTGAGTTGTAAATCATTGAAATTAGGACCTGGAGAAACACTCCGGTCACACTCTGCTGACGAATTTATCTATTTAAACGAAATCGAAGAAGGAATCCAGTTGTATATAAAAATATTAAAAGATTTCTTGAAGCAGTAA
- the argB gene encoding acetylglutamate kinase, protein MDSKTPLTIVKIGGNIIDDPAELSSFLSDFSKIEGNKILVHGGGKSATKMAESIGLVPQMIEGRRITDAAMLDVVVMIYAGQINKNIVAQLQANDTNAMGFSGADGNLILSEKRNHPTIDYGYVGDVIKVNTSLLETLISSGITPVFCAITHNKKGQLLNTNADTIASELAIALSEIYKVSLNYCFEKPGVLFDAEDDSSVIEKINPELYAKLKKEKAIHSGMIPKLDNCFNSLSKGVQKIKIGHHRMLQNAKAICTTIEL, encoded by the coding sequence ATGGACAGTAAAACTCCTTTAACAATTGTGAAAATTGGCGGAAACATCATCGATGACCCCGCCGAATTGTCATCGTTCCTGTCTGATTTCTCTAAAATTGAGGGGAATAAAATACTCGTTCACGGCGGTGGAAAATCAGCCACTAAAATGGCGGAAAGCATTGGTCTTGTTCCTCAAATGATTGAGGGTCGTCGCATTACTGATGCTGCAATGCTTGATGTTGTTGTGATGATTTATGCCGGGCAAATCAATAAAAACATTGTTGCACAATTACAAGCCAATGACACAAATGCAATGGGTTTTTCAGGTGCAGACGGAAATTTAATCCTATCCGAAAAAAGAAACCACCCAACAATAGATTATGGTTATGTTGGCGATGTTATAAAAGTGAATACTTCTCTTTTAGAAACCTTGATTTCAAGCGGAATTACTCCCGTATTTTGTGCAATTACGCATAATAAAAAAGGGCAATTATTGAATACAAATGCGGATACTATTGCGAGTGAATTAGCCATCGCTTTGTCTGAAATATATAAAGTTTCCTTGAATTATTGCTTCGAAAAACCGGGTGTATTATTCGATGCCGAAGACGATTCTTCCGTTATTGAAAAAATTAATCCCGAATTGTACGCCAAATTAAAAAAAGAAAAAGCAATTCATTCCGGAATGATTCCAAAACTGGATAACTGTTTCAATAGTTTGTCCAAAGGAGTTCAAAAAATAAAAATTGGTCATCACCGTATGTTACAAAACGCAAAAGCTATTTGTACAACTATAGAATTATAA
- a CDS encoding N-acetylornithine carbamoyltransferase: MNYTSIKDIDSLSKWVKSAIKIKKNPLKNKKLGKNKTLGMLFFNPSLRTRLSTQKAALNLGMNVMVMNFTNEGWTLEFEDGAIMNSGASEHIKEAAEVISQYCDIIAVRAFAGLVDKEKDNAEIVMSGFLKYATVPIVNMEGATGHPLQALADAITMEEYKTTHRPKIVLSWAPHPKALPQAVVNSFIEMMQLQDAEFIITHPEGYELNPLITKDSKIEYNQDKAFENADFIYAKNWSNYNDYGKITNSDPNWTVTADKMKLTNNAKFMHCLPVRRNVIVSDEVLDSENSIVIEQANNRTYAAQLVLQKILKNGQ, from the coding sequence ATGAACTACACTTCAATAAAAGACATCGATTCGCTCTCAAAATGGGTGAAATCGGCAATAAAAATCAAAAAAAACCCGTTGAAAAACAAAAAACTGGGTAAAAACAAAACCTTGGGAATGCTGTTTTTTAATCCAAGTTTAAGGACTCGTTTGAGCACTCAAAAAGCAGCTTTAAACTTAGGTATGAACGTTATGGTGATGAATTTTACTAATGAAGGATGGACTCTGGAGTTTGAAGATGGAGCAATCATGAATTCTGGTGCTTCAGAACACATCAAAGAAGCTGCCGAAGTAATATCCCAGTATTGTGATATTATTGCCGTAAGAGCCTTTGCAGGATTAGTAGACAAAGAAAAAGACAATGCTGAGATTGTTATGTCTGGTTTCCTTAAATACGCTACGGTTCCCATCGTGAATATGGAAGGAGCAACAGGTCACCCTTTACAGGCTCTTGCTGACGCAATAACTATGGAAGAGTATAAAACAACACACAGACCTAAAATTGTCTTGTCGTGGGCTCCTCACCCTAAAGCTTTACCTCAGGCTGTTGTCAATTCTTTTATCGAAATGATGCAGTTACAAGATGCCGAATTTATCATTACACATCCCGAAGGGTATGAACTAAATCCTTTAATTACCAAAGACTCAAAAATTGAATACAATCAAGATAAAGCTTTTGAAAACGCCGATTTTATTTATGCCAAAAACTGGAGTAACTACAATGACTACGGTAAAATAACCAATTCTGATCCAAACTGGACCGTTACAGCCGATAAAATGAAATTGACTAATAATGCCAAATTCATGCATTGTCTTCCAGTAAGACGTAATGTAATTGTATCTGACGAAGTTTTGGATAGCGAAAATTCAATCGTAATTGAACAAGCGAATAACAGAACTTATGCAGCCCAATTGGTTTTGCAAAAAATATTAAAAAATGGACAGTAA
- the proB gene encoding glutamate 5-kinase: MAKKRILLKIGSNTLTKETNHISRGKIEDIGMQIAALNDKYEFIIVSSGAIAAAKQFVKLESNGKEIIVKQALASIGQPHLMRIFHENFSDLGLLTSQCLLSYSDFEKEQSKVNIVNTINILVENNYIPIINENDTVATDEIQFGDNDKLAALTAVLLKVDLLIIATNTNAIYTKESIHNEIPETIPLVNDLQLLEKEIGDSKSSHGTGGMKSKIEASAIAKEANIETWIVNGLKDNFILDALKNNIPFTKIK, from the coding sequence ATGGCAAAAAAAAGAATTTTATTAAAAATAGGCAGTAATACTTTAACCAAGGAAACCAATCATATTTCCAGAGGAAAAATTGAAGATATAGGCATGCAAATAGCCGCTTTAAACGATAAATATGAATTTATAATTGTAAGTTCTGGAGCTATTGCAGCGGCAAAACAATTTGTAAAACTGGAGAGTAATGGCAAAGAAATTATAGTCAAACAAGCGTTGGCTTCTATTGGTCAGCCCCATTTAATGCGGATTTTCCATGAAAACTTCAGCGATTTGGGATTGCTTACCTCGCAATGTTTATTGTCTTATTCTGATTTTGAAAAAGAACAGTCCAAAGTCAATATTGTAAACACCATAAATATATTGGTTGAGAATAATTACATTCCAATCATCAATGAAAATGATACGGTGGCAACAGATGAAATACAGTTTGGTGACAACGATAAATTAGCCGCTTTAACCGCTGTTTTATTGAAAGTGGATCTATTAATTATCGCCACAAACACTAATGCAATTTACACTAAAGAGTCTATTCACAATGAAATTCCGGAAACGATACCATTGGTGAATGATTTACAACTATTGGAAAAAGAAATTGGCGATTCAAAATCATCCCACGGAACGGGTGGTATGAAATCAAAAATTGAAGCCTCCGCCATTGCAAAAGAAGCCAATATTGAGACTTGGATTGTCAATGGTTTAAAAGACAATTTTATTTTGGATGCATTAAAAAATAATATCCCTTTTACGAAGATTAAATAA